One genomic region from Xyrauchen texanus isolate HMW12.3.18 chromosome 4, RBS_HiC_50CHRs, whole genome shotgun sequence encodes:
- the LOC127642389 gene encoding protein spinster homolog 3-like: MSVRYGSFSSELPDGDTIQTTSISPRRSYIAVAVLCYINLLNYMDRYTIAGVLLSIQKYFGISDSTSGLLQTVFICSFMFLAPVFGYLGDRYDRKLIMIAGLFVWIVTTLGSSFVKQSHFWVLVLTRALVGTGEASYSTIAPTIIGDLFTGTQRTLMISFFYIFIPVGSGLGYILGATIANATGDWRWALRVNPALGVLGLLLLVFLIPNPPRGASDSHGAAMERTSYLEDIKYLLKNRSFVWSSLGVTAMAFVTGALAFWTPTFLSRAQVTQGLRPPCEVEPCNPIDSYIFGAITVVTGIVGVFLGTFISKKLRDRVPNADPLICAVGMLSSSPCFFIAIILASTSIPATYTFIAIGETLLSLNWAILADILLYVVVPTRRATAEALQIMVCHLLGDAGSPYLIGAISDALRKYNPDSPSWDFRRLEYSVLLCPFAGVLGGLFFLMTSLYIKEDQKAAELLMSGHANGQPATSTVSV; this comes from the exons ATGAGTGTACGTTATGGCTCCTTCAGCTCTGAGTTACCAGATGGCGACACAATACAGACAACCTCCATCTCCCCAAGACGCTCCTACATTGCAGTTGCTGTGCTCTGCTATATTAATCTCCTCAACTATATGGACCGTTATACCATAGCAG GTGTGCTGCTTAGCATCCAGAAGTACTTTGGAATCAGTGACAGCACATCTGGCCTCCTGCAGACAG TTTTTATCTGTAGCTTTATGTTCTTGGCGCCAGTTTTTGGTTACCTTGGAGACCGCTATGACAGGAAGCTAATCATGATTGCTGGGTTATTTGTGTGGATTGTCACGACCCTGGGCAGCTCTTTCGTCAAACAGTCG CACTTCTGGGTTTTGGTCCTGACAAGGGCACTGGTTGGTACAGGAGAAGCCAGTTACTCCACCATAGCTCCTACAATCATTGGTGACTTGTTTACTGGCACCCAGAGAACTCTCATGATATCCTTCTTCTATATTTTCAtacctgttggaag TGGTCTTGGATATATATTGGGGGCAACAATAGCTAATGCAACAGGTGACTGGAGATGGGCCCTGAGG GTAAATCCTGCTCTGGGAGTGCTGGGTCTACTGCTTCTGGTGTTTCTTATTCCTAATCCTCCTCGCGGAGCCTCAGACAGCCACGGAGCAGCCATGGAAAGAACCTCCTACCTTGAGGACATCAAGTACCTCCTGAAGAA TCGGAGTTTTGTCTGGTCATCTTTGGGTGTGACTGCCATGGCTTTTGTGACAGGGGCCCTGGCCTTCTGGACGCCCACCTTCCTGTCCCGTGCCCAGGTTACACAGGGTCTCAGGCCACCTTGTGAGGTTGAGCCCTGTAACCCTATAGACAG TTACATCTTTGGGGCAATCACAGTGGTGACGGGGATTGTGGGAGTGTTTCTGGGTACCTTCATATCAAAGAAGCTGAGAGACAGAGTACCCAATGCAGACCCTCTCATATGTGCTGTGGGCATGCTAAGTTCCTCCCCCTGCTTTTTCATCGCCATCATACTAGCATCCACCAGTATCCCAGCCACATAT ACATTCATTGCTATTGGAGAGACTCTGCTGTCCCTCAACTGGGCTATTCTGGCTGACATCCTGCTG TATGTTGTCGTGCCAACTAGAAGAGCCACAGCTGAAGCCTTACAGATTATGGTCTGTCATCTCCTCGGAGATGCAGGAAGTCCATACCTTATTGGTGCG ATCTCAGATGCCCTACGCAAGTATAATCCAGATTCTCCTAGCTGGGACTTCCGCAGACTGGAATATAGCGTTCTTCTCTGCCCCTTCGCTGGGGTTTTGGGTGGCCTGTTTTTCCTAATGACCTCTCTCTATATAAAAGAGGACCAGAAAGCAGCAGAACTGCTCATGTCAG GGCATGCTAATGGGCAGCCGGCAACATCCACAGTGTCAGTGTGA